Below is a genomic region from Pyrococcus kukulkanii.
CATCTTTGCCGGAGGGATCGAGTGAAGATCCTCTCGCGTCTGGAATTACAACGAGATCCCTGTCGGGCTGGAATCTTGTTGCTATGGCCCACTCAACCTCCCTGTCGTCGTAAATATTAACGTCCTCATCAACTACCACAACCCTCTTCAGGCTCGGGTGGCCCGTAAAGGCCGCGAGTATAGCGTTCTTTCCGTCCCCTTCATGTTGCTTCGTGATCGAGACTACGGCGTGGAGCCACATGCATCCTCCCTCTGTGAGCCTAACCCCATGAACCTTTGGAACAACCCTCTTAACGGCTGAATATATTTGGGGCTCCTTTGGAAGGCCCATGAGCATGTAGTGCTCGTAGCCGCCCGGTAAAAGAACGTGAAACACGGGATCATCAACGTGATACATCCTCTCGAAAACGACCACGGGCTGCTTTCTCACTATATCGTAAGTTCCCGTTATATCAACAAAGGGACCTTCATCAACTAGCTCATCTGTGATCTTGGCCCTAAAGACGAACTCGCTCTCGACAGGAACAGGAATCCCATCAACCTCGACAACCTCCACGGGCCTTCCAAAGGCCTGAAGGCTTATCGCGGAGGCAATCTTGAGCTCGCTAATACCATAGGCAACGCTCGTTGCTCCTGCCAGTAAAAGATGAACAGGATTTCCAACGACTATTCTTACATCAAACTCCTCTCCCATCTCCACCGCATCCTTCCACATAGCGTAGAGGTGCCTTGGAACTAGCCTTATCGCTGCCCTTGTCTCGTCAAGAACCATCATCCTGTGGAAGGAAACGTTAACGAAGTCCCCACTTTTGGCTATGACCATTGCTGAGGTGAAGTACCTCCCTCCGTCTCTAGGGTAAAACTTCGGGACTGGAAGTTCAAGCAGATTAACCTCGCTTTTGTTCTTCAGAAAATCGGCCTTATCGACAACTACGTAATCCTTAGGCTCCTCCATAGCCTTAACTAGCAGCTCAAGCAATCCTCTGTTGTCAGTGTTCAGGAACTTGGCTATCCTCTCCCTTTTAGACCAAACGTTCCCTACAACCTTCCAGCCCTCAACGTCCTTGAAGAGAACTGGCCTGTCTTTGTACTTGAGGAGGTACTTAGTTATCTCGAGCTCCTTTTTTACCGGCTTATCAACAACGACGAGATCATCAAACCCCTCAACTATCTCCCTCAGCATTCCTATCATCCTCCAGAACTTCTAAAACATCCAAAAGCTCGCACCAAGCTTCCTTCCCCAGGATCTCAGATACTGAAGGCCTAGTCCTTCCTTTATCACCCGATATCAGCTCCTTTATGTAGAGGCCTCCATCCGTGAGCAACCTTAATCTGAAATGCTTATCATCTATCAGCTCACCCTCGGCCCTGTAAACCTTCCTAACCCTCACGAGGTCGGCTCTGCTGTTCAACACTCTCCTTGGAGTTCTCTGTCTTATTTCCGCGCCTGTCAGCTCTCTCACTACTTTTTCAACCTCCTCCCTACTTATTCCATCCTTTACATAAACTAAAGCTTCGTAGAGCTTCCTGTGCCTCCTCGTAAGTATCTCCTCGGCCTCTTTGGGGGTTATAAACCTTAGCTCGAGCACCTCGACTTTCCCAGAAGAGTTTATCTCCCTCTCAACATCCTCCAAGTTTACCTTCCTCTTCCTGGGCCTCTTGATCTCAACGACGAAAGGCCTTCCCTCGCCAAGCATCCTTACATCTACATCTTCCCGCCCAGCCCCTTTAAACACGCACTTTCCGTTGAAGTACTTCCTAAATGCCCTGCATATTATCGTCGCAACGCTCTCCTTGAATCCTGGGGCTGGTGTTTGGGGGATTCCCCTAACGAGCTTCCTGTACCTTCCAGCAACGTAAACTGGATTCACCTGCAGCTCAACCTTTTCGGAGAACGGCTCGACTATTATAACCACATCGGGATTAACTGAGGGCTTCTTTCCAGTCTTTACCGCAAATGTCTTGCCTAACTCCCTGTTAAACTCCCTGTTTATCGGCTCTCCCGTCTCTATTTTAAATTTTGCCCATATCTCCCTTTCCTTCTCAATGATTTCTTGGGGAAACCTTGAGCCTATCCTGAAGGTTTCAAACTCATAATCTTTAACAGCCTCAATGCACAAATCGACGAGCTTGGGAATCTTCCTAAAAACCCCCTCGCAGAGGTCGCACTCCTCTGGTTCTTCGAAGCTTAATCCAGTCTCCATTTCCAGCACTAGCCTTATGGCCCTTCCCCTCTCCTCGTTGCTCCCCTTGCCCAATTTGGCGAATAGCCTTCCCAGGCAATGATTGCACAGCCTGTACTCCTCAAGGACTTCCTTGGCCTTCTCGAGTATCATCGCTCGAATCTCGGTAGGCAAATTTAAAAGGGTGTCCACGAAAGCCAATTCTGGAGGGTGAAACTATGCCGAGGAGAGCAAGGGAATACCCCGAAGAGGGAGAGTTCGTCGTTGCAACGGTTAAGAGGGTTCACAATTACGGTGCATTCCTCGAGCTTGACGAGTATCCCGGCAAGGAGGGCTTCATGCACATAAGTGAAGTGGCCTCAACATGGGTGAAGAACATCAGGGACTACTTAAGGGAGGGTCAGAAGGTAGTTGCTAAGGTAATTAGGGTAGATCCAAGGAAGGGACACATAGACTTAAGCCTGAGGAGGGTCACCCAGCAGCAGAGGAAGGCCAAGCTTCAGGAGTACAAGAGGGCTCAGAAAGCCGAGAACCTGTTAAAGATGGCTGCAGAAAAGCTTGGAAAGGACTTTGAGACTGCTTGGAGGGAAGTATGGGTTCCCCTTGAGGAGGAGTGGGGTGAGGTTTACGCCGCATTTGAGGATGCAGCCAAGGAAGGAATTGACGTTTTAAAGGGTCACGTTCCCGACGAGTGGTTGCCCGTTCTCAAGGAGATAATAGACAACTACGTTGAGGTTCCAACGGTAACGATAGATGCCGAGTTCGAGATCACCGTTCCAAAGCCCAACGGAATTGAAATAATAAAGGAGGCGCTAATTAGGGCTAGAGACAGGGTGAACAGGGAGAAGGACATAGAGGTTAAGTTTACTTACCAGGGAGCCCCAAGGTACAGGATCGACATAACGGCCCCGGACTACTACAAGGCTGAAGAAGTCCTTGAAGACATAGCGGAGGAGATACTTAGGGTAATTAAACAGGCCGGGGGAGAAGCTACTCTGTTAAGGAAGGAGAAGAGAATCAGGAAGGTCAAGAAGAGGAAGAAGTGATGGGAATGAGATTCAGGATAAGGAAGTGTCCCAAGTGCGGGAGGTACACCCTCAAGGAAATATGCCCGGTATGTGGGGAAAAGACTAAAGTAGCACATCCACCAAGGTTCTCCCCTGAAGACCCGTATGGCGAGTACAGGAGGAGGCTCAAGAGGGAGCTCCTCGGGATAGGGAGGAAGGAAAAATGAAGGAAACGATAATTGTTGTGCACGAAAGGCCCGACATTTACGACCCGATCTTTATAGAGGGCCTTCCTGGGATTGGTTTAGTTGGAAAGCTTGCTGCTGAGCACTTGATTCAGGAGCTGGGGGCGAAGAAGTTTGCCGAGCTTTACTCTCCTCACTTCATGCACCAAGTGCTGATTAGGAAAGGTTCAATAGTTGAGCTCATGAAGAACGAGTTCTACTACTGGAAGAGCCCTGACGATGAGCACAGAGATCTTATAATAATAACGGGAGATACCCAGGTGCCCCCAACTGACAGCTACGGCCACTTTGAAGTAGTCGGGAAGATGCTCGACTTCGTTCAGGAGTTCGGGACGAGGGAGATAATAACCATGGGGGGCTATCAGGTTCCAGAGTTGCAAGGAGAGCCCAGGGTCTTAGCGGCGGTAACTCATCCAGATCTCGTGGGCTATTATCAGGAGAAGCTCAAGGACTGCAACGTTGAGGTGATATGGAGAGAAGACGAGGGAGGAGCTATAGTCGGTGCAGCGGGCCTTCTTTTGGGAATAGGAAAACTGAGGGGAATGTTCGGGATAAGTCTCCTGGGGGAGAGCTTGGGTTACATAGTTGACGCC
It encodes:
- a CDS encoding RNA-protein complex protein Nop10, producing the protein MRFRIRKCPKCGRYTLKEICPVCGEKTKVAHPPRFSPEDPYGEYRRRLKRELLGIGRKEK
- a CDS encoding UbiD family decarboxylase; translated protein: MLREIVEGFDDLVVVDKPVKKELEITKYLLKYKDRPVLFKDVEGWKVVGNVWSKRERIAKFLNTDNRGLLELLVKAMEEPKDYVVVDKADFLKNKSEVNLLELPVPKFYPRDGGRYFTSAMVIAKSGDFVNVSFHRMMVLDETRAAIRLVPRHLYAMWKDAVEMGEEFDVRIVVGNPVHLLLAGATSVAYGISELKIASAISLQAFGRPVEVVEVDGIPVPVESEFVFRAKITDELVDEGPFVDITGTYDIVRKQPVVVFERMYHVDDPVFHVLLPGGYEHYMLMGLPKEPQIYSAVKRVVPKVHGVRLTEGGCMWLHAVVSITKQHEGDGKNAILAAFTGHPSLKRVVVVDEDVNIYDDREVEWAIATRFQPDRDLVVIPDARGSSLDPSGKDGLTAKWGIDATKPLDRKEKFEKAKIVSSRQDSIR
- a CDS encoding translation initiation factor IF-2 subunit alpha — encoded protein: MPRRAREYPEEGEFVVATVKRVHNYGAFLELDEYPGKEGFMHISEVASTWVKNIRDYLREGQKVVAKVIRVDPRKGHIDLSLRRVTQQQRKAKLQEYKRAQKAENLLKMAAEKLGKDFETAWREVWVPLEEEWGEVYAAFEDAAKEGIDVLKGHVPDEWLPVLKEIIDNYVEVPTVTIDAEFEITVPKPNGIEIIKEALIRARDRVNREKDIEVKFTYQGAPRYRIDITAPDYYKAEEVLEDIAEEILRVIKQAGGEATLLRKEKRIRKVKKRKK
- a CDS encoding tRNA pseudouridine(54/55) synthase Pus10 yields the protein MILEKAKEVLEEYRLCNHCLGRLFAKLGKGSNEERGRAIRLVLEMETGLSFEEPEECDLCEGVFRKIPKLVDLCIEAVKDYEFETFRIGSRFPQEIIEKEREIWAKFKIETGEPINREFNRELGKTFAVKTGKKPSVNPDVVIIVEPFSEKVELQVNPVYVAGRYRKLVRGIPQTPAPGFKESVATIICRAFRKYFNGKCVFKGAGREDVDVRMLGEGRPFVVEIKRPRKRKVNLEDVEREINSSGKVEVLELRFITPKEAEEILTRRHRKLYEALVYVKDGISREEVEKVVRELTGAEIRQRTPRRVLNSRADLVRVRKVYRAEGELIDDKHFRLRLLTDGGLYIKELISGDKGRTRPSVSEILGKEAWCELLDVLEVLEDDRNAEGDS
- a CDS encoding proteasome assembly chaperone family protein; this translates as MKETIIVVHERPDIYDPIFIEGLPGIGLVGKLAAEHLIQELGAKKFAELYSPHFMHQVLIRKGSIVELMKNEFYYWKSPDDEHRDLIIITGDTQVPPTDSYGHFEVVGKMLDFVQEFGTREIITMGGYQVPELQGEPRVLAAVTHPDLVGYYQEKLKDCNVEVIWREDEGGAIVGAAGLLLGIGKLRGMFGISLLGESLGYIVDAKAAKAVLSAVAKILNLEIDMTALDERAKETEEILRKVEEMQRAMMEQQLPRPSHEEEDRGYL